The following are from one region of the Ruficoccus sp. ZRK36 genome:
- the prmC gene encoding peptide chain release factor N(5)-glutamine methyltransferase, whose translation MQPLLDILQKTTAFFQQKGVPQARLDAELIIAHALGCRRLDLYLQFDRLLTESELAAMRPLVARRGKREPLQHLLGEAHFHGLVLKADARALIPRPETEELVELLVERLGASPPATVCDLGTGTGAIALALAAAFPQAQIAAVDASAAALTLAAENAATAGLTERVRFVESDWLAALDGERFSLIVSNPPYLTEEEWEQVEPEVRDWEPKSALTAGPDGLDDYRKIFAAAPAHLEPGGWLALETGISQHAALAEIAQEAGFATTESLNDLSGRERFFLAQQAGCTCGQ comes from the coding sequence ATGCAACCGCTGCTCGACATACTTCAGAAAACGACCGCGTTTTTCCAGCAAAAAGGCGTGCCGCAGGCGCGACTCGATGCCGAGTTGATCATCGCCCACGCGCTGGGCTGCCGCCGACTGGACCTGTATCTGCAATTTGACCGCCTCTTGACGGAATCGGAGCTGGCCGCCATGCGCCCGCTGGTGGCGCGCCGTGGCAAGCGTGAGCCGCTCCAGCACCTGCTGGGCGAGGCGCATTTTCACGGCCTCGTCCTCAAGGCTGATGCCCGTGCGCTCATCCCGCGCCCCGAGACAGAGGAACTGGTCGAGCTGCTGGTCGAGCGCCTGGGGGCTAGCCCTCCGGCTACGGTCTGCGACCTGGGGACGGGCACCGGAGCCATCGCCCTCGCGCTGGCCGCAGCCTTCCCTCAAGCTCAGATCGCGGCGGTCGATGCGTCCGCTGCCGCCCTCACCCTGGCAGCCGAGAACGCCGCTACCGCCGGGCTGACCGAGCGGGTGCGCTTCGTCGAGTCGGACTGGCTCGCAGCGCTGGACGGGGAACGCTTTTCGCTCATCGTTTCAAATCCTCCCTACCTGACCGAGGAGGAGTGGGAGCAGGTCGAGCCCGAGGTTCGCGACTGGGAGCCGAAGTCTGCGCTCACGGCCGGGCCGGACGGCCTCGATGATTACCGGAAAATCTTCGCTGCCGCCCCCGCGCATCTGGAGCCGGGTGGTTGGCTGGCGCTGGAAACCGGCATCTCCCAGCATGCGGCCCTGGCGGAAATCGCGCAGGAAGCGGGCTTCGCCACCACCGAGAGCCTTAATGATCTCAGTGGCCGCGAACGTTTCTTTTTGGCGCAGCAGGCAGGTTGCACCTGCGGGCAATGA
- a CDS encoding SulP family inorganic anion transporter: MLNFFRKRTANLKDDLLSGLTVALALVPEAIAFAFVAGVSPIIGLYSAFFMGLITAVFGGRPGMISGATGAVAVVLVTLVAKYGVEYMFPTVVLCGIIQVLAGMGKLGQFIRMVPYSVMLGFVNGLAIVIFMAQFGSFKTVNAAGELVLLHGPALVLMLALVGLTMLIIWLLPKLTRAVPASLAAILIVTGLSIAINKAAPASWEAQGQSHTLLTVGDMLRANTTARATTEAKAELGPEASPEAIATQVATTVEAEGGISAGLPKLFFLDEQYDFLPPMNLHTLWIIFPFALTMAAVGLIESLMTLSLIDEITETRGRGNRECLGQGLANIVSGMFGGMGGCAMIGQSLINVNSGGRGRASGITAALCLLSFVLVLAPWIEMIPMAALVGVMFMVVIGTFEWASLRTFRKIPFSDVIVMVVVAAYTVVMHDLATAVVIGVIISALVFAWRHATHLGAEVYANEKGARVYQLHGPLFFASVASFKELFKPHEDPDEVIVDFYFTRVYDQSGLEAINTLTEKYQSLGKRLHLTHLSPECRKLLDKAGDSVEVNLSEDPQYHVATERLG; encoded by the coding sequence ATGCTCAATTTCTTCCGCAAACGGACCGCGAACCTCAAGGACGACCTGCTGTCGGGCCTGACCGTCGCCCTCGCCCTCGTTCCCGAGGCCATTGCTTTTGCCTTCGTCGCCGGAGTCTCCCCCATCATCGGGCTGTACTCGGCTTTCTTCATGGGGCTGATCACCGCTGTTTTTGGCGGACGACCGGGGATGATCTCCGGGGCCACCGGCGCAGTCGCCGTCGTACTCGTCACCCTCGTGGCCAAGTACGGGGTCGAGTACATGTTCCCCACCGTGGTCCTGTGCGGGATCATCCAGGTACTGGCGGGCATGGGCAAGCTGGGGCAGTTCATCCGCATGGTGCCGTACTCGGTCATGCTGGGCTTCGTCAACGGCCTGGCCATCGTGATTTTCATGGCGCAATTTGGCAGCTTCAAAACCGTCAACGCTGCGGGTGAGCTGGTCCTGCTGCACGGGCCGGCACTCGTGCTGATGCTCGCACTGGTCGGGCTGACCATGCTCATCATATGGCTGCTGCCTAAGCTGACGCGCGCCGTTCCGGCATCGCTGGCCGCGATCCTCATCGTCACCGGGCTCTCCATCGCCATCAACAAAGCCGCCCCGGCATCCTGGGAGGCACAGGGCCAGTCCCATACCCTGCTCACCGTGGGCGACATGCTGCGCGCCAACACCACCGCACGCGCCACCACGGAGGCCAAGGCCGAGCTCGGCCCCGAGGCCAGCCCGGAGGCGATTGCTACGCAGGTGGCCACGACTGTGGAGGCCGAGGGGGGCATCTCCGCCGGACTGCCCAAGCTGTTTTTCCTCGATGAGCAGTATGATTTTCTGCCCCCGATGAACCTGCATACGCTCTGGATCATCTTTCCCTTTGCCCTGACCATGGCCGCCGTCGGCCTGATCGAGTCGCTGATGACCCTGAGCCTGATCGACGAGATCACCGAGACCCGCGGGCGCGGTAACCGCGAATGCCTTGGGCAGGGTCTGGCCAATATCGTCAGCGGGATGTTTGGAGGGATGGGCGGCTGCGCCATGATCGGCCAGTCTCTTATCAACGTAAACTCCGGTGGACGGGGTCGCGCCAGCGGCATCACCGCCGCGCTGTGCCTGCTGTCCTTCGTGCTGGTGCTGGCACCGTGGATCGAAATGATCCCGATGGCCGCACTGGTCGGCGTCATGTTTATGGTGGTGATCGGGACTTTCGAGTGGGCCAGCCTGCGCACGTTCAGAAAGATCCCGTTCAGCGACGTGATCGTGATGGTCGTGGTGGCAGCCTACACGGTCGTGATGCACGATCTGGCCACGGCGGTCGTGATCGGCGTGATCATCTCGGCTCTGGTCTTCGCCTGGCGCCACGCCACGCACCTGGGCGCAGAGGTCTACGCCAACGAAAAAGGTGCCCGCGTCTACCAACTGCACGGGCCGCTGTTTTTCGCGTCGGTGGCGTCGTTCAAGGAGCTGTTTAAACCGCATGAAGATCCGGACGAAGTGATCGTCGATTTTTACTTCACGCGCGTGTACGACCAGTCGGGCCTCGAAGCGATCAATACCCTGACCGAAAAATATCAGAGCCTCGGCAAGCGCCTGCACCTGACCCACCTCTCGCCCGAGTGCCGCAAGCTGCTCGACAAGGCCGGAGACAGCGTCGAGGTCAACCTCTCCGAAGACCCGCAGTACCACGTCGCCACCGAGCGGCTCGGTTGA
- a CDS encoding STAS domain-containing protein has translation MSSDIVQFSDGEKEFVCAFVGPLNAERCQQVQEDLIKKIEATDDVVNFDMKEVTFASSSFLRIVLTVNKRVGKQRLKITNVDPQVKKVFKMSGLWDALGMGK, from the coding sequence ATGTCCTCCGATATCGTACAGTTCTCCGACGGTGAAAAAGAATTCGTGTGCGCCTTTGTCGGCCCGCTCAACGCCGAGCGCTGCCAGCAAGTCCAGGAGGACCTGATCAAGAAGATCGAAGCCACCGACGATGTGGTCAACTTTGACATGAAGGAAGTGACCTTCGCCTCCTCGTCGTTCCTGCGCATCGTGCTGACCGTGAACAAGCGCGTCGGCAAGCAGCGTCTGAAGATCACCAACGTCGATCCGCAGGTCAAAAAGGTCTTCAAGATGTCCGGCCTCTGGGACGCCCTCGGCATGGGCAAGTAA
- a CDS encoding lysophospholipid acyltransferase family protein produces MKNPGTNPVYRGGWALSHFIFDFFTRWEVYGTENIPKEGPFLLAGNHASFFDPPAFGAACPRELHYFARSTLFVGKFGNLIRQCHAIPVDRDGGNDLQAFREVFKVLRSGGGLLVFPEGTRSDDGNLREARPGVGMIAVRAKVPIIPARIHGSFRVFSRHQKLPDLKNQISVVYGPALDVADLDPGDTAPKRFLTISERVLEAIGQLNPPPRVEV; encoded by the coding sequence ATGAAAAACCCCGGCACGAATCCCGTCTACCGCGGGGGCTGGGCGCTCTCGCACTTTATTTTCGACTTCTTTACCCGCTGGGAAGTTTACGGCACCGAAAACATCCCCAAGGAGGGGCCGTTCCTGCTGGCCGGCAACCACGCCAGCTTCTTCGACCCGCCCGCCTTCGGGGCCGCCTGCCCACGCGAGCTGCACTACTTCGCCCGTAGCACGTTGTTCGTGGGTAAGTTTGGGAATCTGATCCGCCAGTGCCACGCCATCCCTGTGGACCGAGACGGCGGTAACGACCTGCAAGCCTTTCGCGAGGTGTTCAAAGTCCTGCGCAGCGGCGGCGGGCTGCTGGTGTTCCCCGAGGGCACCCGCTCCGACGACGGCAACCTCCGCGAGGCCCGGCCCGGCGTGGGCATGATCGCCGTACGCGCCAAGGTCCCGATCATCCCGGCCCGCATTCACGGCAGCTTCCGGGTCTTCAGCCGCCACCAGAAACTGCCCGACCTGAAAAACCAGATCAGCGTCGTCTACGGCCCGGCCCTCGATGTGGCCGACCTCGACCCCGGCGACACCGCCCCGAAGCGTTTCCTCACCATCAGCGAGCGCGTGCTGGAGGCCATCGGCCAGCTCAACCCGCCACCGCGAGTGGAGGTTTGA
- a CDS encoding (d)CMP kinase, giving the protein MNTIFPVIAVDGGAASGKSSTSRALAARFNLMHVDTGSHYRAVTFALVQAGVSPEDTAAIETQLAKLQLGEEIDGQSARISIGGKVPREEDIRSDAVNASVSPFAAVPDVRKFLFEYQRSQATVAERSGFNGLIMEGRDIGSVIFPDAVLRFFLEADEATRAARRAKEGQTDSIAERDRIDSSRKTAPLLCPVGAERIDTSHLTLEQVVDLLAGHIEDATGLAPVQA; this is encoded by the coding sequence ATGAACACTATTTTCCCCGTTATCGCCGTGGACGGCGGCGCCGCCAGCGGCAAGTCCTCCACCTCGCGCGCCCTGGCCGCCCGCTTTAACCTGATGCATGTCGATACCGGCTCGCACTACCGCGCCGTAACCTTCGCGCTCGTACAGGCCGGGGTCAGCCCCGAGGACACCGCTGCGATTGAAACGCAGTTGGCCAAGCTCCAACTGGGCGAGGAAATCGACGGCCAGAGCGCCCGCATCAGCATCGGCGGAAAAGTCCCCCGCGAGGAAGACATCCGCTCGGACGCCGTCAACGCCAGCGTATCGCCCTTTGCCGCCGTGCCCGACGTGCGTAAGTTTCTCTTCGAGTACCAGCGCTCGCAGGCCACTGTGGCTGAGCGCTCAGGCTTTAACGGCCTGATCATGGAGGGCCGCGACATCGGCTCCGTCATTTTCCCGGATGCCGTGCTACGCTTTTTCCTGGAAGCCGATGAGGCCACCCGCGCGGCCCGCCGCGCCAAGGAGGGTCAGACGGACTCCATCGCCGAGCGCGACCGCATCGACTCCTCCCGCAAGACTGCTCCCCTGCTCTGTCCCGTAGGCGCTGAGCGGATCGACACCTCCCACCTCACGCTTGAGCAGGTCGTGGACCTGCTGGCCGGACACATTGAGGACGCGACCGGCCTCGCGCCCGTACAGGCATGA
- the aroA gene encoding 3-phosphoshikimate 1-carboxyvinyltransferase, with product MEQLTLSPFSKPVTGTVSLPGSKSITNRALVLAALSRESLTLEGALFSEDTQIMAAALKTLGFTVSTDPAGKSIFIIGRGGDIPQAEAELNIGNAGTAARFLTAMLALRRGGRYQLDGSEAMRKRPIKGLLDALAAAGAAEADFAGEPGFFPFVLTTKGFAGGALSVDASASSQILSALLMAAPLAEAPLTVELAGETVSKPFVEMTLTMMAQFGIEPQSAEGGQYAFNGEQSYYYNRPAYVIEPDATAASYFLALPWVTGGSLNLRRMGRIALQGDIGFTEVMAALGVETASEGENLAVSPTGTADIPDSFDFNAISDTFLTLAALTPLLEKPLTITGIAHTRKQETDRVNAMATELRKLGQKVDETEDSLTVTPDLAAMKKATADAPVAIDTYHDHRVAMSFGILGCRDLHGDGRPWITINNPGCCAKTFPNFFEVLEDLRPS from the coding sequence ATGGAGCAACTGACCCTCAGCCCCTTTAGCAAACCGGTCACCGGCACCGTGAGCCTGCCCGGCTCCAAGAGCATCACCAACCGCGCTCTGGTGCTGGCTGCGCTTTCCCGCGAGTCCCTCACCCTGGAGGGTGCGCTCTTCAGCGAGGACACGCAGATCATGGCAGCCGCGCTCAAGACGCTGGGTTTCACGGTCTCGACCGACCCGGCAGGCAAGTCGATCTTTATCATCGGACGCGGCGGAGACATCCCGCAGGCAGAGGCTGAACTCAACATCGGTAACGCCGGGACTGCCGCTCGCTTCCTGACTGCGATGCTCGCACTGAGAAGAGGCGGGCGCTATCAGCTCGACGGCTCCGAAGCCATGCGCAAGCGCCCCATCAAGGGCCTCCTCGACGCCCTCGCTGCTGCCGGAGCGGCTGAGGCTGACTTCGCGGGCGAGCCGGGCTTTTTCCCGTTTGTACTCACGACCAAGGGCTTCGCCGGGGGTGCGCTCAGCGTCGATGCCTCAGCATCGAGCCAGATTCTTTCCGCCCTGCTCATGGCTGCGCCACTGGCAGAGGCTCCGCTCACCGTCGAACTGGCCGGAGAGACCGTCTCCAAGCCCTTCGTCGAGATGACGCTGACCATGATGGCGCAGTTCGGGATCGAGCCGCAGAGCGCTGAGGGCGGTCAATATGCCTTCAACGGCGAGCAAAGCTACTACTACAACCGCCCCGCCTACGTCATCGAGCCCGACGCCACCGCCGCGAGCTACTTTCTGGCGCTGCCGTGGGTGACCGGCGGCAGCCTGAACCTGCGCCGCATGGGCCGCATCGCCCTGCAGGGCGACATCGGGTTCACCGAGGTGATGGCAGCTCTCGGCGTAGAAACCGCCTCCGAGGGTGAGAACCTCGCCGTCAGCCCCACCGGGACGGCGGACATTCCCGACAGCTTCGACTTTAACGCCATTTCGGACACCTTCCTGACATTGGCCGCGCTCACTCCCCTGCTGGAAAAGCCGCTCACCATCACCGGTATCGCCCACACCCGCAAACAGGAAACCGATCGCGTGAACGCCATGGCCACCGAGTTGCGCAAGCTTGGCCAAAAGGTGGATGAAACCGAGGACTCGCTCACCGTCACCCCGGATCTGGCCGCGATGAAAAAAGCCACCGCAGATGCACCGGTCGCCATCGATACCTACCACGACCACCGCGTGGCTATGAGCTTCGGCATCCTCGGCTGCCGCGACCTGCACGGCGACGGTCGCCCCTGGATCACCATTAACAACCCCGGCTGCTGCGCAAAAACCTTCCCGAACTTTTTCGAGGTCCTCGAAGACCTCCGCCCGTCATGA